A window of [Ruminococcus] lactaris ATCC 29176 genomic DNA:
CAGGTGCTTATGGAGGCGAAATGAAGCAGGTGTTGGAAAGTGCAGTTGTCCTGACGCAGGAGGGAGAACTTCTGACGATCCCGGTGGAAGAACTGGGACTTGCTTACCGTACCAGTGTGGTAGAAAAGAAAGATTATGTTGTGGTGGAGGCAACACTCAGACTGAAAAAGGGCGATCAGGCAGCAATCCGTGAGGTGATGGATGATCTGAAGCAGCGGAGAGTGACAAAGCAGCCACTGGAATTTGGAAGTGCAGGCAGTACATTTAAGCGTCCGAAAGGCTATTTTGCCGGAAAGCTGATCGAGGATGCGGGACTGCGGGGATTTCGTATTGGGGATGCACAGGTTTCTGAAAAGCACTGCGGATTTGTTATCAACAGGGGAAATGCGACAGCAGCCCAGGTCTGCGAGCTGATGCAGGAAGTTGTAAAGAAAGTGAAAGAGACTTCCGGAGTAACGCTGGAGCCGGAAGTGAAAAGGATAGGAGAGTTTTAGGATGCGTTTTGTTATCGTTACGGGAATGTCGGGAGCAGGAAAGTCTACGGCTCTGAAGATGCTTGAGGATATGGGATATTTTTGCGTGGACAATCTGCCGATCCCGCTTCTTCCGGGATTTGTCCAGATGTTGCAGAATACAGATACAGAGATGAAAAAAGTAGCTTTGGGACTGGATGTGAGAAGTGGACAGGATCTTTCCGGACTGAAGGAAAATCTGGAAGCAATGGATCGTGACCGGATCGGATATGAGATCCTTTTCCTTGATGCGAATGATGCAGTACTTGTGAAGCGTTATAAAGAGACAAGGAGGCAGCATCCTTTAAGCGGATCGGGAAGAGTGGATACCGGAATTGCGAAAGAAAGAGAAAAGATTCTTTTCCTTAAAATGAAGGCGACTTATATTTTAGATACCAGTAAAATGCTGACCAGAGAGCTTCGGATCGAGTTGGAAAAGATTTTTGTGGATGGGCAGAGTTTCTGCAATCTTTATATTACGGTTATGTCGTTTGGGTTCAAATATGGGATTCCGCAGGATGCGGATCTTGTCTTTGATGTGCGTTTTCTGCCGAATCCGTATTATATTGATACATTGCGGGAGAAGACCGGGAATGAGGCGGAAGTGCAGGATTATGTGATGCAGAATGACAAAGGAAGGATCTTTCTTGACAAGCTGAAAGACATGATGGAATTTCTGATTCCGAATTATATCCTGGAGGGGAAGAATCAGCTTGTGATCGCAATCGGATGTACCGGAGGAAAGCACAGATCAGTTACACTGGCGAATGCACTCTACCAGATTCTGGATAAAGAAGAAAATTATGGGGTGCGTATCGAACATCGTGACATTGGAAAAGATAGCATCACGAAAAGAAAGTAAAAGGTGGGGAAAATGTCGTTTTCCGGTAAAGTAAAAGAAGAACTGGCAGGAAATATCAGTCCGGCAAGGCATTGCCGGATTGCCGAGCTGGCTGCATTTATTGGTATGTGCGGAACGGTTGCAATCAACAGCTTTGACCAGTACAGCATAAGAATCCATACAGAAAATTTACTTGTGGCAAGAAAAGTCTTTACATTGATCCAAAAAACCTTTAATATAAAGGCTGATGCCTCTGTAAGAAGGAATATCAGCAAGCAGACTGTATCCTATGCAGTTGTGATCCGCAGGCATGAAGATGCACTGAGGATCCTGCAGGCGACGAAGATGACAGAAGAATATGAGGATAATGGAGAGAGTATTCATGCAGTAGATCCGCTGATCGTGCAGCAGACCTGTTGTAAAAGAGCATTTTTGAGAGGTGCATTTCAGGCATCAGGCTCCATGAGTGATCCGAACAAGTCTTATCATTTTGAGATTGTCTGTTCTACAGAAGAGATGGGAAAGCAGGTCTGTACTCTGATGCGAAGTTTTTCAATGGATGCAAAGACGGTTCTGAGGAAGAAGTCTTATGTAGTTTATCTGAAAGAGGGGTCGCAGATCGTAGATATATTGAATATCATGGAAGCACACGTTTCTCTGATGGAACTTGAAAATGTCAGGATTTTAAAAGAGATGCGTAATACAGTAAACAGAAAAGTGAATTGTGAAACTGCCAATATTAATAAGACTGTATCAGCAGCAGTCAAGCAGGTTGAAGATATTACATATCTGAAAGAAACGATTGGTTTTGAAAATCTGCCGGAAGGACTTGTGGAGGCCGCTCTTGCCCGCCTTGCGAATCCTGATCTGACGTTAAAAGAGCTGGGAGCTGTTCTGAATCCCCCTGTTGGAAAGTCCGGTATCAACCATCGACTGCGGAAACTGAGTGAGTTGGCAGATAAAGTGAGGCAAGAACAAGGAGGATTATTATGATTAAAGAATCTGTTGTAGTAAAAGCTGACCCTGGATTTGATGGACGTCCAATCGCACTTCTTGTACAGGAAGCAAGCCAGTATGCAAGTACAGTGTATATTCAGGTTGGAGAAAAGCATATCAATGCGAAAAGTATTATGGGGATGATGAGTCTGAACCTGATCGGTGGTGAGGAGATCACTGTCGTAACAGAGGGTGAAGATGAAGAAAAAGCAGCAGAGGGAATCAAATCTTTTTTTGCGACGGTAGGATAAATTCCTGATAGAAGAGAAGTTAAGAGGGTTGTGCTGGAAAGTGCAGCCTTCTTTTATCTTAAATTTGGAGGTCTGTGAGTATGAAGAAGATGTTATTTATTTATAATCCCAATTCAGGCATGGGGCTTCTGAAACCGAAGCTCTCAGATGTGCTGGATATTTTTGTAAAGGGCGGATATGAGGTGACGGTCTATCCTACCCAGAAATATCATGATGCCGTAAGAAAGATGGGAGAATACGAGGAACAGTATGATCTCGTAGCATGCAGCGGAGGAGACGGAACGCTGGATGAAGTTGTTACGGGGATGATGAAGCGGGAGGACAAAGTACCGATCGGATATATCCCGGCCGGAACAACGAATGACTTTGCAAGCAGTCTTCATATTTCCAAAAATATGCTGGAAGCGGCAGATACAGTTGTGAATGGAGTGCCGTTTGCGTGTGATGTGGGAGTGTTTAATCAGGATTACTTTGTCTATATTGCGGCATTTGGATTATTTACGGATGTTTCTTATGAGACGAAGCAGAGCATGAAAAATGTACTGGGACATCTGGCATACATATTAGAAGGAACGAAACGTATCTTTAATATTCCCTCTTACCGGATCAAAGTGACTCATGACGGAGAGACGATAGAAGATGAATTTATTTACGGAATGGTGACGAACTCCCGATCGGTGGGGGGATTTAAAGGAATTACAGGAAAGAATGTAGTCTTTGATGATGGGAAATTTGAAGTAACACTGTTCAAGACACCAAGGAATCCAATGGAACTGAACGAGATCCTGGGGGCGTTGGCACTGAGAAAGATCAACCCGAAGCGGATGTACTCTTTTAAGA
This region includes:
- the murB gene encoding UDP-N-acetylmuramate dehydrogenase; protein product: MDLYSSLCTITKEENILRDEPMCRHTTFRVGGPADYFVTPQSVEEIRGILAVCRKENVPYYIVGNGSNLLVGDGGFRGVVLQIFKKMNDVRVEGERVTAQAGVLLSKVASAAYNASLTGLEFAAGIPGTLGGAVRMNAGAYGGEMKQVLESAVVLTQEGELLTIPVEELGLAYRTSVVEKKDYVVVEATLRLKKGDQAAIREVMDDLKQRRVTKQPLEFGSAGSTFKRPKGYFAGKLIEDAGLRGFRIGDAQVSEKHCGFVINRGNATAAQVCELMQEVVKKVKETSGVTLEPEVKRIGEF
- the rapZ gene encoding RNase adapter RapZ, with product MRFVIVTGMSGAGKSTALKMLEDMGYFCVDNLPIPLLPGFVQMLQNTDTEMKKVALGLDVRSGQDLSGLKENLEAMDRDRIGYEILFLDANDAVLVKRYKETRRQHPLSGSGRVDTGIAKEREKILFLKMKATYILDTSKMLTRELRIELEKIFVDGQSFCNLYITVMSFGFKYGIPQDADLVFDVRFLPNPYYIDTLREKTGNEAEVQDYVMQNDKGRIFLDKLKDMMEFLIPNYILEGKNQLVIAIGCTGGKHRSVTLANALYQILDKEENYGVRIEHRDIGKDSITKRK
- the whiA gene encoding DNA-binding protein WhiA, which produces MSFSGKVKEELAGNISPARHCRIAELAAFIGMCGTVAINSFDQYSIRIHTENLLVARKVFTLIQKTFNIKADASVRRNISKQTVSYAVVIRRHEDALRILQATKMTEEYEDNGESIHAVDPLIVQQTCCKRAFLRGAFQASGSMSDPNKSYHFEIVCSTEEMGKQVCTLMRSFSMDAKTVLRKKSYVVYLKEGSQIVDILNIMEAHVSLMELENVRILKEMRNTVNRKVNCETANINKTVSAAVKQVEDITYLKETIGFENLPEGLVEAALARLANPDLTLKELGAVLNPPVGKSGINHRLRKLSELADKVRQEQGGLL
- a CDS encoding HPr family phosphocarrier protein, with the translated sequence MIKESVVVKADPGFDGRPIALLVQEASQYASTVYIQVGEKHINAKSIMGMMSLNLIGGEEITVVTEGEDEEKAAEGIKSFFATVG
- a CDS encoding diacylglycerol/lipid kinase family protein, which translates into the protein MKKMLFIYNPNSGMGLLKPKLSDVLDIFVKGGYEVTVYPTQKYHDAVRKMGEYEEQYDLVACSGGDGTLDEVVTGMMKREDKVPIGYIPAGTTNDFASSLHISKNMLEAADTVVNGVPFACDVGVFNQDYFVYIAAFGLFTDVSYETKQSMKNVLGHLAYILEGTKRIFNIPSYRIKVTHDGETIEDEFIYGMVTNSRSVGGFKGITGKNVVFDDGKFEVTLFKTPRNPMELNEILGALALRKINPKRMYSFKTNEVHFETEEEIPWTLDGEFGGVHEEVVVKDCQKALEIMVKPEVIEDVSEKKGTE